The Chlorocebus sabaeus isolate Y175 chromosome 1, mChlSab1.0.hap1, whole genome shotgun sequence genome includes a region encoding these proteins:
- the B3GAT1 gene encoding galactosylgalactosylxylosylprotein 3-beta-glucuronosyltransferase 1 isoform X2, translated as MPKRRDILAIVLIVLPWTLLITVWHQSTLAPLLAVHKDEGSDPRREAPPGSDPREYCMSDRDIVEVVRTEYVYTRPPPWSDTLPTIHVVTPTYSRPVQKAELTRMANTLLHVPNLHWLVVEDAPRRTPLTARLLRDTGLNYTHLHVETPRNYKLRGDARDPRIPRGTMQRNLALRWLRETFPRNSSQPGVVYFADDDNTYSLELFEEMRSTRRVSVWPVAFVGGLRYEAPRVNGAGKVVGWKTVFDPHRPFAIDMAGFAVNLRLILQRSQAYFKLRGVKGGYQESSLLRELVTLNDLEPKAANCTKILVWHTRTEKPVLVNEGKKGFTDPSVEI; from the exons ATGCCGAAGAGACGGGACATCCTAGCGATCGTCCTCATCGTGCTGCCCTGGACTCTGCTCATCACCGTCTGGCACCAGAGCACCCTCGCACCCCTGCTTGCGGTGCATAAGG ATGAGGGCAGTGACCCCCGACGCGAAGCGCCGCCCGGCTCGGACCCCAGAGAGTACTGCATGTCCGACCGCGACATCGTGGAGGTGGTGCGCACCGAGTACGTGTACACGCGGCCGCCGCCGTGGTCCGACACGCTGCCCACCATCCACGTGGTGACGCCCACCTACAGCCGCCCGGTGCAGAAGGCCGAGCTGACGCGCATGGCCAACACGCTGCTGCACGTGCCCAACCTGCACTGGCTGGTGGTGGAGGACGCGCCGCGCCGGACCCCGCTGACCGCGCGCCTGCTGCGCGACACCGGCCTCAACTACACGCACCTGCACGTGGAGACGCCCCGCAACTACAAGCTGCGAGGAGACGCCCGCGACCCACGCATCCCGCGGGGCACCATGCAGCGCAACCTGGCCCTGCGCTGGCTGCGTGAGACCTTCCCGCGCAACTCCAGCCAGCCCGGCGTGGTGTACTTCGCGGACGACGACAACACCTACAGCCTGGAGCTCTTCGAGGAG ATGCGCAGCACCAGGAGGGTGTCCGTGTGGCCCGTCGCTTTCGTGGGTGGCCTGCGGTACGAGGCCCCACGGGTGAACGGGGCAGGGAAGGTGGTCGGCTGGAAGACGGTGTTTGACCCCCACCGGCCATTTGCAATAGACATGGCTGGATTTGCAGTCAACCTGCGGCTCATTCTGCAGCGAAGCCAGGCCTACTTCAAGCTGCGCGGTGTGAAGGGAGGCTACCAGGAAAGCAGCCTCCTTCGAGAACTTGTCACCCTCAATGACCTGGAGCCCAAGGCAGCCAACTGCACCAAG ATCCTGGTGTGGCACACACGGACAGAGAAGCCAGTGCTGGTGAATGAGGGCAAGAAGGGCTTCACTGACCCCTCGGTGGAGATCTGA
- the B3GAT1 gene encoding galactosylgalactosylxylosylprotein 3-beta-glucuronosyltransferase 1 isoform X1 — protein sequence MGNEEPWVQPALEMPKRRDILAIVLIVLPWTLLITVWHQSTLAPLLAVHKDEGSDPRREAPPGSDPREYCMSDRDIVEVVRTEYVYTRPPPWSDTLPTIHVVTPTYSRPVQKAELTRMANTLLHVPNLHWLVVEDAPRRTPLTARLLRDTGLNYTHLHVETPRNYKLRGDARDPRIPRGTMQRNLALRWLRETFPRNSSQPGVVYFADDDNTYSLELFEEMRSTRRVSVWPVAFVGGLRYEAPRVNGAGKVVGWKTVFDPHRPFAIDMAGFAVNLRLILQRSQAYFKLRGVKGGYQESSLLRELVTLNDLEPKAANCTKILVWHTRTEKPVLVNEGKKGFTDPSVEI from the exons ATGG GTAATGAGGAGCCGTGGGTGCAGCCAGCCTTGGAGATGCCGAAGAGACGGGACATCCTAGCGATCGTCCTCATCGTGCTGCCCTGGACTCTGCTCATCACCGTCTGGCACCAGAGCACCCTCGCACCCCTGCTTGCGGTGCATAAGG ATGAGGGCAGTGACCCCCGACGCGAAGCGCCGCCCGGCTCGGACCCCAGAGAGTACTGCATGTCCGACCGCGACATCGTGGAGGTGGTGCGCACCGAGTACGTGTACACGCGGCCGCCGCCGTGGTCCGACACGCTGCCCACCATCCACGTGGTGACGCCCACCTACAGCCGCCCGGTGCAGAAGGCCGAGCTGACGCGCATGGCCAACACGCTGCTGCACGTGCCCAACCTGCACTGGCTGGTGGTGGAGGACGCGCCGCGCCGGACCCCGCTGACCGCGCGCCTGCTGCGCGACACCGGCCTCAACTACACGCACCTGCACGTGGAGACGCCCCGCAACTACAAGCTGCGAGGAGACGCCCGCGACCCACGCATCCCGCGGGGCACCATGCAGCGCAACCTGGCCCTGCGCTGGCTGCGTGAGACCTTCCCGCGCAACTCCAGCCAGCCCGGCGTGGTGTACTTCGCGGACGACGACAACACCTACAGCCTGGAGCTCTTCGAGGAG ATGCGCAGCACCAGGAGGGTGTCCGTGTGGCCCGTCGCTTTCGTGGGTGGCCTGCGGTACGAGGCCCCACGGGTGAACGGGGCAGGGAAGGTGGTCGGCTGGAAGACGGTGTTTGACCCCCACCGGCCATTTGCAATAGACATGGCTGGATTTGCAGTCAACCTGCGGCTCATTCTGCAGCGAAGCCAGGCCTACTTCAAGCTGCGCGGTGTGAAGGGAGGCTACCAGGAAAGCAGCCTCCTTCGAGAACTTGTCACCCTCAATGACCTGGAGCCCAAGGCAGCCAACTGCACCAAG ATCCTGGTGTGGCACACACGGACAGAGAAGCCAGTGCTGGTGAATGAGGGCAAGAAGGGCTTCACTGACCCCTCGGTGGAGATCTGA